One window of Pieris napi chromosome 14, ilPieNapi1.2, whole genome shotgun sequence genomic DNA carries:
- the LOC125056325 gene encoding class E basic helix-loop-helix protein 22-like has translation MEGRRNWEGMPLGESHSPPQSVPGRRTPLGAVGLGGFYMQGGQPPPPQHCYPTDENQPEPGTSYGQRALGDGKSKQKMRQGKNVRLNINARERRRMHDLNDALDELRSVIPYAHSPSVRKLSKIATLLLAKNYILMQASALEELRRLVAYLQGTATAAGIVAPPGFDLAGLPATTKLLQPPSLGPPAPPDPPS, from the exons ATGGAGGGGCGGAGGAATTGGGAAGGTATGCCTTTAGGCGAATCACACTCTCCTCCACAATCAGTGCCAGGCCGAAGGACTCCTTTGGGGGCTGTTGGTCTGGGTGGCTTCTACATGCAAGGAGGCCAGCCTCCGCCTCCACAACATTGCTATCCCACTGATGAAAACCAACCGGAACCAGGCACCAGCTATGGCCAACG GGCACTTGGAGATGGAAAATCTAAACAGAAAATGCGCCAGGGCAAAAACGTGAGGTTAAATATAAACGCTAGAGAACGAAGAAGAATGCACGATTTA aaCGACGCATTAGATGAACTAAGATCTGTGATTCCCTATGCCCATTCGCCATCCGTTAGGAAACTGTCCAAAATTGCCACGCTACTGCTAGCCAAGAATTACATTCTTATGCAAGCCAGCGCACTCGAGGAGCTACGCAG ACTTGTTGCCTATCTCCAAGGAACTGCTACAGCCGCTGGCATCGTCGCCCCACCAGGCTTTGATCTAGCGGGTCTACCAGCAACTACTAAACTTCTTCAGCCACCTTCATTAGGACCACCAGCACCTCCTGATCCACCTTCTTGA